One window of Candidatus Regiella endosymbiont of Tuberolachnus salignus genomic DNA carries:
- the ptsG gene encoding PTS glucose transporter subunit IIBC: MFRNAFASLQKVGKSLMLPVSVLPIAGILLGVGSADFSWLPAVVSHVMAEAGGSVFANMPLIFAIGVALGFTNNDGVSALAAVVAYGIMVKTIAVIAPLILHMPADEISGKRLADTGVLGGIAAGAVAAYMFNRFYRIKLPEYLGFFAGKRFVPIISGFSAILLGGMLAFIWPPIGNAVQTFSQWAAYQNSVAAFAIYGVVERALVPFGLHHIWNVPFQMQIGEYINSAGQVFHGDIPRYIAGDPTAGKLSGGFLFKMYGLPAAAIAIWHSAKPENRAKVGGIMISAALTAFLTGITEPIEFTFMFVAPVLYAIHAILAGLAFPICILLGMRDGTSFSHGLIDFIVLSGNSSRIWLFPLVGICYGFVYYIIFRLLIVKLDLKTPGRESESDEQMLRSGSEMSAALVATFGGKKNILNLDACITRLRVSVEDITKVDQAGLKKLGAAGVVVSGSGVQAIFGTKSDNLKTDMDEYIRDN; encoded by the coding sequence ATGTTTAGAAACGCATTTGCAAGCCTACAAAAAGTGGGTAAATCGCTAATGCTACCGGTATCCGTATTACCTATCGCCGGTATTTTACTGGGGGTAGGTTCCGCTGATTTTAGCTGGTTACCTGCGGTAGTCTCTCACGTCATGGCAGAAGCGGGTGGTTCCGTATTTGCTAACATGCCATTAATTTTTGCTATCGGGGTTGCATTAGGTTTTACTAACAATGATGGTGTTTCGGCTTTAGCTGCTGTTGTGGCCTATGGCATTATGGTGAAAACCATAGCTGTAATTGCGCCATTGATCTTGCATATGCCTGCGGATGAAATTTCTGGCAAGCGTTTGGCTGATACCGGGGTATTAGGTGGGATAGCAGCAGGTGCAGTTGCCGCTTATATGTTTAATCGTTTTTATCGGATTAAATTACCCGAATACTTAGGGTTTTTTGCCGGTAAACGTTTTGTCCCTATTATTTCTGGTTTTTCGGCTATTTTATTAGGAGGGATGTTGGCCTTCATCTGGCCACCGATAGGTAATGCGGTACAAACTTTTTCACAGTGGGCTGCTTATCAGAATTCGGTAGCGGCGTTTGCTATTTATGGTGTTGTAGAACGTGCCCTGGTTCCCTTCGGTCTTCATCATATATGGAATGTTCCTTTTCAGATGCAAATTGGAGAATATATTAATTCGGCTGGGCAGGTATTTCACGGTGATATTCCGCGTTATATCGCCGGTGATCCAACGGCGGGGAAATTATCAGGTGGCTTTTTATTTAAAATGTATGGTTTGCCCGCCGCTGCTATTGCAATTTGGCATTCCGCTAAACCTGAAAACCGAGCTAAAGTCGGCGGCATCATGATTTCGGCCGCACTCACCGCATTTTTGACGGGTATCACTGAACCGATAGAATTCACTTTTATGTTTGTGGCTCCGGTTCTGTACGCGATTCATGCCATTTTAGCGGGGTTAGCTTTCCCCATTTGTATTTTACTTGGCATGCGCGATGGTACGAGTTTCTCTCATGGATTGATTGATTTTATCGTACTGAGTGGTAACAGCAGTCGGATCTGGTTATTTCCTTTAGTTGGTATTTGTTATGGTTTCGTTTATTACATTATTTTTCGATTGCTGATCGTGAAATTAGATCTCAAAACTCCCGGTCGTGAAAGTGAATCAGATGAGCAAATGTTGCGGAGTGGCTCTGAAATGTCTGCGGCACTGGTTGCCACCTTTGGTGGTAAAAAAAATATTCTTAACTTAGATGCCTGTATTACTCGTTTACGTGTCAGTGTGGAAGATATTACTAAAGTAGATCAAGCGGGTTTGAAAAAGCTTGGCGCTGCTGGTGTTGTGGTTTCAGGCTCTGGAGTGCAAGCTATTTTTGGTACTAAATCAGATAATTTAAAAACGGATATGGATGAATATATTCGTGATAATTGA